In the genome of Thermoplasmata archaeon, one region contains:
- a CDS encoding nucleotidyl transferase AbiEii/AbiGii toxin family protein — MDYLLKNYDVSNPKARENAVREVIQEMTLYGLSQTDFFDRAAFMGGTDLRIFHGLNRFSEVLDFILREPDEGFSFAPYTESLEDTLTTFGIDFKVEAVEKKHQGSIREGLVKANTKELYLKFYSDEDRSDKIYPTQLSKIKMEVDTDPAEGAQYEKRFKTQPFGYMLTSCDMPTMFAGKIHAILCRPWANRFKGRDLYDYIFYLNNGVPYNLAFLNSKMRRTIPDMEGDLSHADVMELLNRRFKEIDYRSAIEDVSNFIGSEEYNSVRIWCPEMFEQITVSLKSGIIK; from the coding sequence GACGCTTTACGGACTCTCACAGACCGATTTCTTTGACAGGGCCGCTTTCATGGGCGGTACCGATCTGAGGATATTCCATGGGCTGAACAGATTCTCGGAGGTCCTGGATTTCATCCTCAGGGAACCTGATGAAGGGTTCTCCTTTGCTCCGTACACAGAAAGCCTGGAGGATACCCTTACGACATTCGGCATCGACTTCAAGGTCGAAGCAGTTGAAAAGAAGCATCAAGGAAGCATCAGGGAAGGCCTGGTGAAGGCCAACACGAAGGAGCTCTACCTGAAATTCTACAGCGACGAAGACCGTTCCGATAAGATCTATCCCACCCAACTCTCGAAGATAAAAATGGAGGTGGACACCGATCCCGCGGAAGGCGCTCAGTATGAGAAGAGATTCAAGACACAGCCGTTCGGATACATGCTGACCTCCTGCGACATGCCCACCATGTTCGCCGGGAAGATCCACGCCATCCTGTGCAGACCGTGGGCCAACAGATTCAAGGGAAGGGACCTGTACGATTACATCTTCTACCTCAACAACGGCGTACCGTACAACCTTGCCTTCCTCAATTCCAAGATGAGGAGGACGATTCCCGATATGGAGGGTGATCTGTCGCACGCCGATGTCATGGAACTGCTGAACAGGAGATTCAAGGAGATCGATTACAGATCGGCCATCGAGGATGTGAGCAACTTCATCGGATCGGAAGAGTACAACTCCGTCCGCATCTGGTGCCCCGAGATGTTCGAGCAGATAACCGTCTCATTGAAATCCGGTATTATCAAATGA
- a CDS encoding transposase, whose amino-acid sequence MDRTMRTMIVRLYPNREQERQLNDCLYVCHDLYNILLEHCIETHKEGGKHPSAYDLEKLLPEMKQNNPKLKTVYSQVLCDVCFRLSRTFDGFFRRVKEDPEHAGFPRFRSWKRYDSFTYTQKGFKLSSNHIRLSPWKMDVRIRGYRKMDGTMKTCTIIRKGAGPNYHWEAAVTFEMDGKDKSGMTIQTSTEPSRPIGIDLGLRNIVVTSEGTTYPNRKNYIQAERQVSKILRKMSKFEKGSKERERYRQRLFHAFERLNNVNRGYIHAIVNSLLDNYDMIIMEDLQTKELADRSRSKGMRKSYRDAGWSKFIFTLGYKAAEAGIQVVKVDPAYTSQQCSKCGIMVPKDLSVRRHQCPHCGLDVDRD is encoded by the coding sequence ATGGACAGGACGATGAGGACTATGATCGTAAGGTTGTATCCCAACAGGGAGCAGGAGCGCCAGCTCAATGATTGTCTATATGTCTGCCATGACCTCTACAATATTTTGCTGGAGCATTGTATCGAGACGCATAAGGAAGGAGGGAAGCACCCCTCGGCATATGATCTGGAGAAACTCCTTCCGGAGATGAAGCAAAACAATCCGAAGCTGAAGACGGTGTACTCACAGGTGTTATGCGATGTCTGTTTCCGTCTGAGCAGGACCTTCGACGGGTTCTTCAGGCGTGTGAAGGAGGACCCGGAGCATGCCGGCTTCCCGAGGTTCAGATCATGGAAGAGGTACGATTCGTTCACCTATACTCAGAAAGGTTTCAAACTATCTTCTAATCACATCAGGCTGAGCCCGTGGAAGATGGATGTGAGGATCAGAGGATACCGCAAGATGGACGGTACTATGAAGACATGCACCATCATTAGGAAGGGTGCTGGACCCAACTACCACTGGGAGGCCGCTGTGACCTTCGAGATGGATGGCAAGGACAAAAGTGGGATGACCATCCAGACCTCTACAGAGCCCTCCAGGCCCATAGGCATAGACCTCGGTCTGAGGAACATCGTGGTGACCTCCGAGGGCACTACATACCCGAACAGGAAGAATTACATACAAGCGGAAAGGCAGGTATCGAAGATCCTCAGGAAGATGTCGAAATTCGAGAAAGGCTCGAAGGAGAGGGAGAGGTACCGCCAGAGGCTGTTCCATGCCTTCGAGAGGCTGAACAATGTTAACAGGGGATATATCCACGCGATAGTGAACAGCCTACTGGACAATTACGATATGATAATCATGGAGGATCTTCAGACCAAGGAGCTCGCCGATAGGAGCAGGTCCAAGGGGATGAGGAAGTCCTACAGGGATGCTGGTTGGAGCAAATTCATCTTCACACTGGGATACAAAGCGGCAGAGGCTGGTATCCAGGTGGTGAAGGTGGATCCGGCGTACACGTCTCAACAGTGTTCAAAATGCGGGATTATGGTGCCAAAGGACCTCTCGGTCCGCAGGCACCAATGCCCGCATTGCGGTCTGGATGTCGACCGCGATTAG
- a CDS encoding zinc ribbon domain-containing protein: MYCQNCGKEISGNESFCPSCGKKVGNSSGYSSNYDQAPKEPATLVPFLLGMFLGVLGVVIAVVVYNGNDGPYTKNPTTHALLWSIIGMFIWVPISLMIILPFIFAAMSAVLII; encoded by the coding sequence ATGTACTGTCAGAACTGCGGCAAGGAGATCTCTGGCAACGAATCGTTCTGCCCCTCGTGCGGAAAGAAGGTCGGGAACTCATCGGGTTACAGCTCTAATTACGATCAGGCGCCCAAGGAGCCCGCTACGCTGGTCCCGTTCCTCTTGGGAATGTTCCTAGGCGTGCTGGGAGTGGTCATAGCGGTCGTTGTCTACAACGGAAACGACGGGCCCTACACCAAGAATCCCACGACTCACGCTCTTCTGTGGAGCATCATAGGCATGTTTATTTGGGTCCCCATAAGTCTCATGATAATCCTGCCGTTCATCTTCGCGGCCATGTCAGCCGTGCTGATCATCTGA
- a CDS encoding iron ABC transporter permease, which produces MNALTNVSSVDSEEQLLDIYRNYTFRKILFIIICLALMIMVIGIAISIGPYNLGFWESYEIIWANITGNVTDVTKDHVVINLRLPRIVEGILTGAGLAVAGAVMQGIMKNPLADPYTTGISSGASLGATFAMISGLTILQGHYGLVVNAFIFSLIPAAAIIIISKIKGSAAVTMILSGLAVMYFFNAITTYLMLRADPDDLAAVYTWQVGTLSTATWANIPVMLLIVIIGTIILMILSSKINILASGDEGATTLGIDAGKLRILCLIIVSLVSASVVSFTGIIGFIGLVSPHIVRIFIGGDNRYLIPASAVFGAAFLITCDLISRSALPQGAVPVGVVTSFIGGPMFLYLILRNKTGATS; this is translated from the coding sequence ATGAACGCTCTCACTAACGTGTCCTCGGTTGATTCCGAGGAACAGCTGTTAGATATCTATCGCAACTACACGTTCAGAAAGATACTGTTCATAATCATCTGCCTCGCCCTAATGATAATGGTGATAGGGATTGCCATATCCATAGGGCCATACAACCTGGGTTTCTGGGAATCGTATGAGATCATCTGGGCCAACATAACGGGCAATGTGACCGATGTTACGAAGGATCACGTCGTAATCAATCTCCGCCTGCCGAGAATCGTCGAAGGCATACTCACAGGTGCTGGACTGGCTGTGGCCGGTGCTGTCATGCAGGGAATCATGAAGAATCCTCTTGCAGACCCTTACACCACAGGTATCTCCTCTGGTGCTTCGCTGGGTGCAACATTCGCCATGATAAGCGGATTGACCATCCTGCAAGGCCATTATGGACTCGTCGTCAACGCTTTCATCTTTTCATTGATACCGGCGGCGGCCATCATCATCATATCCAAGATCAAAGGAAGTGCCGCAGTCACCATGATTCTGTCAGGTCTTGCAGTCATGTACTTCTTCAATGCCATAACCACATATCTTATGCTCAGAGCGGATCCGGATGACCTGGCAGCAGTTTACACCTGGCAGGTCGGGACCCTTTCCACAGCCACGTGGGCGAACATTCCTGTCATGCTCCTGATAGTCATCATAGGCACCATCATCCTGATGATCCTCTCCAGCAAGATCAACATCCTGGCAAGCGGCGACGAAGGGGCGACCACACTCGGCATAGATGCGGGAAAGCTCCGCATCCTCTGCCTAATAATCGTGTCTCTTGTATCCGCATCCGTGGTCTCATTCACCGGAATAATCGGCTTCATCGGGCTCGTCTCGCCGCACATCGTGCGTATATTCATCGGCGGAGACAACAGATACCTGATACCCGCATCAGCCGTATTCGGTGCCGCTTTCCTGATCACCTGTGACCTGATCTCGAGATCCGCACTTCCCCAAGGAGCCGTTCCGGTAGGTGTCGTAACCTCATTCATCGGCGGTCCAATGTTCCTCTACCTCATACTCAGGAACAAGACGGGGGCGACATCATGA
- a CDS encoding ABC transporter ATP-binding protein: MKVNVSNVSYGYDENMVLNGISFDILGPGLTCIIGPNGVGKSTLVKCMNRILNPDEGSVSIDDRSVRDYKLSELAKFMAFVPVANNNNNAMNVLETVLMGRHPHQSFGSRADDIHYAYEALKEVGIENLALRDAGSLSAGQQQKVAIAKGLAQEPKLLILDEPTANLDIRHQILITKKLRELSETRGLSVLMISHDLNIASRYGDRIIVMAKPGVIYAIGSPSEVITESMLEEVYGVKSEVIDVNGRPHVVLLDAE, translated from the coding sequence ATGAAAGTTAACGTCTCCAACGTGTCCTACGGATACGACGAGAACATGGTACTCAACGGGATATCGTTCGATATCCTCGGCCCTGGGCTGACCTGCATCATAGGACCTAATGGAGTAGGCAAATCGACACTTGTGAAATGTATGAACAGGATCCTGAATCCGGACGAGGGCTCCGTCAGTATCGACGATCGCAGCGTCAGAGACTACAAGCTTAGCGAGCTGGCGAAATTCATGGCCTTTGTCCCTGTGGCGAACAATAACAACAACGCCATGAACGTGCTCGAAACCGTCCTCATGGGGAGACACCCCCATCAGAGCTTCGGGTCACGCGCCGATGACATCCACTACGCATATGAGGCCCTCAAAGAGGTCGGCATCGAGAATCTGGCCCTCCGCGATGCTGGAAGCCTGTCAGCCGGACAGCAGCAGAAGGTCGCTATCGCCAAAGGATTGGCGCAGGAGCCTAAGCTCCTCATACTCGATGAGCCTACCGCCAACCTCGACATACGCCATCAGATACTCATCACAAAGAAACTCAGGGAACTCTCCGAGACCAGAGGGCTATCGGTACTCATGATAAGCCATGACCTGAACATCGCATCCAGGTACGGAGACAGGATCATAGTCATGGCCAAACCCGGAGTCATATACGCCATAGGCTCCCCGAGCGAGGTCATAACGGAATCCATGCTCGAAGAGGTCTACGGGGTGAAATCCGAAGTCATCGATGTCAACGGGCGCCCACACGTGGTACTCCTGGATGCAGAATGA
- a CDS encoding zinc-ribbon domain-containing protein — protein MRYRTIMAALLMAFIIALPCLPLGTDSDAGSRDDCHPAYDSLNPSQKYLYDRLEDAVGSFRTTVKVSGLTLEETWEVYYAFTSDFPEFYWFGESYSIYYYEDTGLPSEIKADSHLDSKKLKRGVDEINETFKRIDITGDTDAERLQCIQQYLAFNTVYDKTTENCGDLYGALVNGRAKCDGYSAAFQFCCKMLDIPCVTFTGDVVSEGRHAWNAVRMEDGRWYHVDATWDDPRCPDMVEYDYFLIGSDTDTPTGTFGKNRTVDYGFGIEVSSKAYAFDPYQDGYWMDYIPVPYKTLSKAELKNSYYYWTIHDVQIQVDEDARKALVSAMLRYDSDYWYVTVKTYRSSTPVESVDLKDYEIGMYLDDTKIVSLSSEGLDGLIKFVPPDSVSEPSYVPEYYSLDGISFDKGSGLKLKDLDRFTVGYVAIDFIPLLIFILVVAVIISLFIWYRRRSSKRAMAAYYGYSPRYPQSESRKQSAGRSVGFCPQCGASIHKEDTFCMYCGRNIDRPLSSENDDRTDGKT, from the coding sequence ATGAGGTACAGGACGATAATGGCGGCTTTGCTGATGGCATTCATCATCGCCCTGCCATGCCTCCCCCTAGGAACCGACTCGGATGCCGGGTCCCGTGACGACTGCCATCCCGCATACGATTCTCTCAACCCGTCCCAGAAGTACCTGTACGACAGACTGGAGGACGCCGTCGGTTCCTTCAGGACGACCGTCAAGGTCTCCGGGCTCACCCTCGAGGAGACCTGGGAGGTCTATTACGCCTTCACTTCGGATTTTCCCGAGTTCTATTGGTTCGGGGAATCATATTCCATCTACTATTACGAGGATACCGGCCTGCCCTCGGAGATCAAGGCCGATAGTCATCTGGATTCCAAGAAGCTGAAGAGGGGCGTGGACGAGATAAACGAAACGTTCAAGAGGATCGATATCACAGGAGATACCGATGCCGAAAGGCTACAGTGCATCCAGCAGTACCTAGCCTTCAATACAGTCTACGACAAGACGACGGAGAACTGCGGCGACCTGTACGGCGCATTGGTGAACGGCAGGGCCAAATGCGACGGGTATTCGGCTGCGTTCCAATTCTGCTGCAAGATGCTGGACATCCCCTGCGTCACCTTCACCGGCGATGTGGTCTCGGAGGGGAGGCACGCATGGAACGCGGTCCGGATGGAGGACGGCAGATGGTACCATGTCGATGCCACATGGGACGACCCGAGATGTCCCGATATGGTGGAATACGACTATTTCCTCATAGGTTCGGACACCGATACCCCTACTGGGACCTTCGGCAAGAACCGTACCGTCGATTACGGTTTCGGGATCGAGGTCTCCTCAAAGGCATACGCGTTCGATCCGTATCAGGACGGTTATTGGATGGACTACATACCGGTCCCCTACAAGACCCTCTCCAAAGCGGAGCTCAAGAACAGCTACTACTATTGGACCATACATGATGTCCAGATCCAGGTCGACGAGGATGCACGCAAGGCTTTGGTCTCGGCGATGCTCCGTTACGATTCGGATTATTGGTACGTGACGGTCAAGACCTACCGGTCCTCTACGCCTGTGGAATCTGTGGATCTGAAGGATTACGAGATAGGGATGTATCTAGATGATACAAAGATCGTCAGCCTAAGCTCAGAGGGTCTGGATGGGCTGATAAAGTTCGTTCCTCCGGATTCGGTCTCGGAGCCGAGCTATGTGCCCGAATACTATTCCCTTGACGGAATATCCTTCGACAAGGGGAGCGGTCTGAAGCTCAAGGACCTCGACAGGTTCACCGTGGGGTATGTCGCTATAGACTTCATACCGCTGCTGATATTCATCCTCGTAGTGGCCGTCATCATATCCCTGTTCATCTGGTACCGCAGAAGATCCTCCAAGAGGGCCATGGCGGCATACTATGGCTATTCGCCCCGGTATCCGCAGTCCGAATCCCGGAAGCAGTCTGCAGGCCGTTCCGTCGGATTCTGCCCCCAATGCGGCGCATCGATTCATAAAGAGGACACATTCTGCATGTACTGCGGCAGGAACATAGACAGACCGCTGTCCTCCGAGAACGATGACAGGACGGACGGAAAGACATGA
- a CDS encoding DUF262 domain-containing protein has translation MQWSDKAMKELFTNNLMVPEYQRDFSWTEDNIGDFFTDLTKFIDSSENTYLFGLVIIHRDNEVYNIVDGQQRITTSTIFLCVLRDFIKERNYQKVDSLTHSINGAIGFEDGGYRLTSGLDNNEFLLNYVQGANHDYNVQHESDKLVKRAYELLRECVERYIDDSDQEIEAIKELANSFLSGFHVAYVETESLSQAFTVFETLNARGTPLKAPDLLKNHFFSKLDSNHDYIKDKWVNMINKIENSGKDLSPTQFIKYYWNSSHEFIREKELFGTVSKELKGDIYPFLIGMFDSVDLYLYIINPSKNSKYYSDDTYDHLMNLKQFGATSFCPLIMALYNTGQKECVGEVLKAVETLILRNQVIGKKTANKNERNYANWAESVSNRHWSPLKVISEVYSVVDSDADVELAFRKFAPKKSIGKVILIEIYNKNHTETKIAERGKDVHLEHIMPESNAKWMVDETTWKEYHKRIGNMILLDGLKNIRIGNETFDVKKIKYAESSIEDTREISFLDKWSIDEIEERQKKLLKEVLRIWPKKEFPVESMTLDEFL, from the coding sequence ATGCAATGGTCTGACAAGGCAATGAAGGAATTGTTTACAAATAATCTTATGGTTCCTGAATATCAAAGAGACTTTTCTTGGACAGAAGACAACATCGGTGATTTCTTTACAGATTTGACAAAATTTATTGATAGTTCAGAAAACACGTATCTGTTTGGTCTTGTCATAATTCATCGCGATAATGAAGTTTATAACATAGTTGATGGCCAGCAAAGAATTACCACATCTACAATTTTCTTATGTGTTTTGAGAGATTTTATAAAGGAACGCAATTACCAGAAAGTAGATTCCCTTACTCATAGCATCAATGGGGCAATAGGGTTTGAAGATGGTGGTTATCGTCTTACCAGTGGTTTAGATAATAATGAGTTTCTGTTGAATTATGTTCAGGGGGCCAATCACGACTATAATGTTCAGCATGAATCAGATAAATTGGTCAAGAGGGCCTATGAACTCTTACGCGAGTGTGTAGAGAGATATATTGACGATAGTGATCAGGAAATTGAGGCAATCAAAGAACTTGCTAACAGTTTTTTGAGTGGATTTCATGTTGCATACGTAGAGACTGAAAGCTTATCACAAGCGTTCACTGTGTTTGAAACTTTGAATGCAAGAGGAACACCATTAAAGGCACCAGATCTTCTTAAGAATCATTTTTTTAGTAAGTTGGATAGCAATCATGACTATATCAAAGACAAATGGGTCAATATGATCAATAAGATTGAGAATAGTGGTAAAGATCTGAGTCCAACTCAATTCATTAAATATTATTGGAATTCGTCTCATGAATTCATACGTGAAAAAGAATTATTTGGAACAGTTAGTAAGGAGTTGAAAGGGGATATTTATCCATTCTTGATTGGAATGTTTGACTCTGTTGATCTTTATCTCTATATTATAAATCCATCAAAGAACAGCAAGTACTATTCTGACGATACTTACGATCATTTGATGAATCTGAAGCAATTCGGAGCAACATCGTTTTGTCCATTGATAATGGCGTTATATAACACAGGACAGAAAGAATGCGTCGGCGAGGTGCTTAAGGCAGTAGAGACTTTAATTCTCAGAAATCAGGTCATTGGGAAGAAAACAGCCAATAAGAACGAAAGGAATTATGCTAATTGGGCAGAATCAGTAAGTAATAGGCACTGGTCCCCATTGAAGGTCATATCCGAGGTTTATAGTGTAGTTGACTCTGATGCTGATGTTGAATTGGCATTTCGTAAATTTGCTCCTAAGAAGAGCATTGGAAAGGTCATTTTAATTGAAATCTACAATAAGAATCATACTGAAACAAAGATCGCTGAAAGGGGAAAGGATGTTCATTTGGAACATATTATGCCAGAAAGTAATGCAAAATGGATGGTTGATGAAACAACTTGGAAGGAGTATCATAAACGTATAGGGAATATGATACTTCTTGATGGGTTGAAGAATATTAGAATTGGTAATGAAACTTTTGATGTAAAAAAGATCAAGTACGCTGAATCTAGCATAGAAGATACCCGGGAGATTTCTTTCTTAGATAAGTGGAGTATTGATGAAATTGAGGAGCGTCAGAAGAAATTGTTAAAAGAAGTTCTTAGGATTTGGCCGAAAAAAGAGTTTCCTGTTGAAAGTATGACTCTAGATGAATTCCTTTAA
- a CDS encoding HrgA protein: protein MSMTGLQLSEKILRETKRPMTPGDMWEYAVEKGYDKESGIHGNTPWQTIQAQMYVNMQKHEDSIFTKVSPGVFGLKELKYETNGDIVVKPKNEDKVYERDLHPLLVSYVNADPNFLGNTMTIHHENSVKSSKNAEKWMHPDLVSVRFPFDELKNDTIVLAKNAGIDTISIYSFEMKKEINGSNVRECYFQAVSNSSWANEGYLVAPKITDDALKQLTKLNSSFGIGVIWLNIEDVHQSEILLPSRDNELDIVMIDELVRINKDFSTFVSVINKSMLATGLFGENKFDKVLDDEELQKYIEKKKIVN from the coding sequence ATGTCAATGACAGGCCTTCAGTTATCCGAAAAGATTCTTAGGGAGACCAAACGTCCAATGACTCCTGGCGATATGTGGGAGTATGCAGTGGAGAAAGGTTATGATAAAGAATCAGGAATACATGGAAATACTCCCTGGCAAACAATTCAAGCACAGATGTATGTAAATATGCAGAAGCATGAGGATAGTATTTTTACCAAAGTGTCCCCAGGAGTTTTTGGATTGAAGGAATTAAAATATGAAACTAATGGCGACATTGTAGTAAAACCGAAAAATGAAGATAAGGTGTATGAAAGGGATCTCCATCCTCTGCTAGTTTCATATGTCAACGCTGATCCAAATTTTTTAGGAAATACGATGACCATTCATCATGAGAATTCTGTTAAATCTAGTAAGAATGCTGAGAAATGGATGCATCCGGATCTTGTCTCAGTCAGGTTTCCGTTTGATGAATTAAAAAATGATACAATTGTTCTTGCAAAGAATGCGGGCATAGATACTATTTCCATTTATTCTTTTGAAATGAAAAAAGAAATTAATGGGTCGAATGTAAGGGAGTGTTATTTTCAAGCTGTTTCAAATTCTTCTTGGGCAAATGAAGGTTATCTTGTGGCACCCAAGATAACTGATGATGCTTTGAAGCAACTCACAAAATTGAATTCTTCTTTCGGTATCGGGGTTATTTGGCTTAATATTGAAGATGTTCATCAATCAGAGATTCTTTTGCCTTCAAGAGATAATGAGTTAGACATCGTAATGATAGATGAATTAGTTCGTATAAACAAGGATTTCTCAACTTTTGTATCAGTTATTAATAAATCGATGTTGGCTACCGGTTTATTCGGAGAAAATAAGTTTGATAAGGTTCTAGATGACGAGGAACTTCAAAAATACATTGAGAAGAAGAAAATCGTCAATTGA
- a CDS encoding type I restriction-modification system subunit M yields MTLDNKKETERAELHRTIWGIANDLRGSVDGWDFKQYVLGMLFYRYISENLSNYIEKNEHEAGDTSFKYSDLSDKDAETIREEMINDKGFFILPSELFQNVRKKAPLDENLNETLENVFKHIESSAMGTESESDFKGLFDDLDVNSNKLGGSVAERNKKLVKLMDGVGEMNLGNYKDNTIDAFGDAYEFLMGMYASNAGKSGGEYYTPQEVSELLTRLTIVGKTEVNKVYDPACGSGSLLLKFAKILGKDHVRQGFFGQEINITTYNLCRINMFLHDIDYDKFDIAHGDTLINPMHYDDEPFEAIVSNPPYSIKWEGDTNPVLINDPRFSPAGVLAPNSKADMAFIMHSLAWLATNGTAAIVCFPGIMYRSGKEQKIRKYLIDNNYVDCVIQLPDNLFYGTSIATCIMVLKRSKSSNDTLFIDASKECIRVTNNNKLTEDNISKIISIFTDHNDVQYVAKVIPNQQIKDNDYNLSVSQYVEQEDTREVIDIKELNSEIEQIVARENELRNQIDQIIKDIESD; encoded by the coding sequence ATGACGCTAGACAATAAGAAAGAAACCGAACGTGCGGAGCTCCACCGCACCATATGGGGAATAGCAAACGACCTCCGCGGCAGTGTTGACGGATGGGATTTCAAACAGTATGTACTTGGAATGTTGTTCTACAGATACATCTCCGAGAATCTGTCAAATTACATAGAGAAGAACGAGCACGAGGCAGGAGACACCTCGTTCAAATACTCTGATCTTTCTGATAAGGATGCCGAGACCATCAGGGAGGAGATGATTAACGACAAGGGTTTCTTCATCCTTCCCAGCGAACTCTTCCAGAATGTAAGAAAGAAAGCACCATTGGATGAAAACTTAAATGAGACTCTGGAGAATGTATTCAAGCATATCGAATCATCTGCGATGGGTACCGAGAGCGAATCGGATTTCAAAGGACTCTTCGATGACCTCGATGTGAACAGCAACAAGCTCGGTGGGTCCGTCGCAGAGAGGAACAAGAAGCTCGTCAAGCTCATGGACGGCGTAGGCGAGATGAATCTCGGCAACTACAAGGACAACACCATCGATGCATTCGGGGATGCCTACGAGTTCCTCATGGGGATGTACGCATCCAATGCCGGTAAGAGTGGCGGGGAGTACTACACGCCCCAAGAAGTATCTGAGCTCCTTACACGCCTGACCATTGTTGGGAAGACAGAAGTGAACAAGGTCTACGATCCTGCCTGCGGATCCGGTTCTCTTCTTCTCAAGTTCGCAAAGATCCTTGGTAAGGACCATGTCAGGCAGGGATTCTTCGGCCAGGAGATCAACATCACCACATACAACCTGTGCAGGATCAACATGTTCCTCCATGACATCGATTACGACAAGTTCGATATCGCCCACGGGGACACCCTCATCAATCCGATGCATTACGATGATGAGCCTTTCGAGGCCATCGTATCCAATCCGCCCTACTCGATCAAATGGGAAGGGGATACGAATCCTGTCCTGATCAACGACCCGAGATTCTCTCCTGCCGGAGTCCTCGCACCCAACTCCAAGGCGGATATGGCCTTCATCATGCACTCATTGGCATGGCTGGCGACCAACGGAACCGCGGCAATCGTCTGTTTCCCCGGCATCATGTATCGTAGCGGCAAGGAGCAGAAGATTAGGAAGTATCTCATCGATAACAACTATGTGGACTGCGTCATTCAACTTCCTGACAACCTATTCTACGGAACATCAATAGCAACATGCATCATGGTATTGAAGAGATCCAAATCATCCAACGACACTCTGTTCATTGATGCTTCCAAGGAATGCATCAGGGTCACCAATAACAACAAGCTCACCGAGGATAACATCTCCAAGATCATCTCTATATTCACAGATCACAATGATGTTCAGTATGTGGCAAAGGTCATACCCAACCAGCAGATCAAGGATAATGATTACAACCTATCTGTATCACAATATGTGGAGCAAGAAGACACGAGAGAGGTAATCGACATTAAAGAGCTCAACTCAGAGATTGAGCAGATAGTTGCAAGAGAGAACGAGCTCAGAAACCAGATTGATCAGATAATCAAAGACATCGAGAGTGATTAA